In Candidatus Falkowbacteria bacterium, a genomic segment contains:
- a CDS encoding prepilin-type N-terminal cleavage/methylation domain-containing protein gives MIEKETEKKEEKKQKHKGFTLIELIVVAGIIALISTFAIISVSKARVAVRDAKRTDSVRTTVLALEQYYTKHNSYPTELISGAELIDNDGIVYMSNIPSNPTPRTDGDCPDTDFNYETFNNGQNYMLTFCLSSKTGSLNPGISYYQNSSLISCGMPITDRDGYTYNTTNVGGQCWMAENLKTKTKPDRTPLTNLEDNSERDCMSSTWDERGVEADCDAGRVLYTIEAATNGLMDEKAQGLCPDGWHLPTDSEWHTLESFLSDSGSGPACDPERLNSAACSGAGTKLLTNGSSNMNISFTGMRYYDSGERIYMFIGWNSFAKYWSSTHTENTTYIRGLDDSNTLLVSRDTSDAMSESLPVRCIKNL, from the coding sequence ATGATAGAAAAAGAAACAGAAAAAAAAGAAGAAAAAAAGCAGAAACATAAAGGCTTTACATTAATTGAGCTTATTGTTGTGGCTGGTATCATTGCTTTAATTTCCACTTTTGCAATTATTTCTGTAAGTAAGGCTCGAGTAGCAGTCCGTGACGCCAAACGCACTGACAGTGTTAGAACAACCGTCTTAGCACTAGAACAATATTATACTAAGCACAACTCTTACCCAACAGAGCTTATTTCTGGCGCTGAACTTATTGATAATGACGGGATTGTTTACATGTCAAATATCCCCTCTAACCCTACTCCACGTACTGACGGTGATTGTCCTGACACTGATTTTAACTATGAAACTTTTAATAATGGTCAAAACTACATGTTAACCTTTTGTCTTTCTAGTAAAACAGGTTCATTAAATCCTGGCATTAGTTATTACCAAAACAGTAGCTTAATCTCCTGTGGTATGCCAATCACTGATCGAGATGGCTATACCTATAATACAACTAATGTTGGTGGGCAATGCTGGATGGCAGAAAACTTAAAAACCAAAACTAAGCCTGACAGAACTCCTCTAACAAACCTTGAAGATAATTCAGAGCGAGATTGCATGTCCAGTACTTGGGATGAACGTGGTGTTGAAGCAGATTGTGACGCTGGTCGAGTTTTATACACAATCGAAGCCGCTACAAACGGTTTAATGGATGAAAAAGCTCAAGGTCTATGCCCTGATGGTTGGCACCTACCAACAGATTCAGAATGGCATACTTTGGAATCTTTCTTATCTGATTCAGGATCAGGCCCAGCCTGTGATCCAGAACGCTTAAATAGTGCTGCTTGTTCAGGCGCTGGAACAAAACTTCTAACCAATGGTTCTTCTAATATGAACATTTCATTTACTGGGATGAGATATTATGATAGTGGTGAACGGATTTATATGTTTATTGGCTGGAATAGCTTTGCTAAATATTGGAGCTCTACACATACAGAAAACACAACATATATCAGAGGTCTCGATGACTCTAATACTCTGCTTGTTTCACGTGATACATCGGATGCTATGTCTGAAAGTCTTCCTGTACGTTGTATAAAAAATCTTTAA
- a CDS encoding NYN domain-containing protein has translation MWVHNLLAIGGYLSLLEQFQISHKFFALIIFLYVIAIFIIALLRYKNRSLKSVKEDTTELRNENVPVERYALYVDSQSLFEDIERLKSMINQQVRFPSKSFRGETEKLKNFFQGKKFDIISFLKDAAGGRNCVLNKYYRGYPLIFQGQENRPLIEAKEAKLKFIDYMKDNGYEVPEGGLEIRVNGHFQEEGVDTLLTLDVFEDAINDLYDTAIIISSRRKILPLVKRINNLGKRYMYVGLYDNKINDLYDVAYKRRMYKFDQIKNFFKETIPENGVVKN, from the coding sequence ATGTGGGTACATAATTTGCTGGCAATCGGAGGTTATTTGAGTTTGCTTGAACAGTTTCAAATTTCTCATAAATTTTTTGCCTTAATTATTTTTTTGTATGTAATTGCTATTTTTATAATTGCACTACTACGGTATAAAAATCGCAGTTTGAAATCGGTTAAGGAGGACACTACTGAGCTAAGGAATGAAAATGTTCCAGTAGAAAGATATGCTTTGTATGTTGATTCGCAAAGCTTATTTGAAGATATAGAAAGATTAAAGAGTATGATAAATCAACAAGTTAGATTCCCTTCTAAATCATTCAGAGGAGAAACAGAAAAACTGAAAAATTTTTTTCAAGGTAAAAAATTTGATATCATATCTTTTTTGAAAGATGCTGCTGGGGGAAGAAATTGTGTCCTAAATAAATATTATCGAGGCTATCCGTTAATTTTTCAAGGACAAGAGAATCGACCTTTAATAGAAGCTAAAGAAGCTAAATTGAAGTTTATAGATTATATGAAAGATAACGGCTATGAAGTCCCAGAAGGAGGCTTAGAGATACGTGTTAACGGTCATTTCCAAGAAGAAGGTGTTGATACATTATTAACACTAGACGTATTTGAGGATGCTATTAACGATCTTTATGATACGGCAATTATCATTTCTTCAAGAAGAAAAATTTTGCCTCTTGTTAAGAGGATAAATAATCTTGGGAAAAGATATATGTATGTTGGATTGTATGATAATAAAATAAATGACTTGTATGATGTGGCGTATAAGAGAAGAATGTATAAGTTTGACCAAATAAAAAACTTTTTTAAAGAAACTATTCCAGAAAATGGAGTAGTAAAAAACTGA
- a CDS encoding cupin domain-containing protein — protein sequence MKGFCLNIEKETIANNNFRKVLYTGKHSQLVLMSLPPKEEIGFEIHADNDQFFRFEKGTGKCIIDETEYEVNDGFSVVVPAGARHNVINVSETEDLKLYTIYSPAHHKDGIVRSTKEEAVNNESDFDGITSE from the coding sequence ATGAAAGGATTTTGTTTAAATATTGAAAAGGAAACTATTGCAAATAATAATTTTCGTAAGGTGCTCTATACTGGAAAACATAGTCAATTAGTCTTAATGTCATTACCTCCCAAGGAGGAGATTGGTTTTGAAATACATGCTGACAATGATCAGTTTTTCCGATTTGAGAAAGGCACTGGTAAATGTATAATTGATGAAACAGAGTATGAAGTTAACGATGGTTTTTCTGTAGTGGTGCCGGCTGGTGCTCGACATAACGTAATTAATGTTTCAGAAACTGAGGACTTAAAATTATATACTATTTATTCACCGGCTCATCATAAAGACGGAATTGTGCGATCAACAAAAGAAGAAGCGGTAAATAATGAGTCAGATTTTGATGGTATTACCAGTGAATAG
- a CDS encoding quinone-dependent dihydroorotate dehydrogenase, with product MEFFFRLRAYLFSIVYRGFLKPLFFLLDPEKVHDSMLAVGFWLGNSIIGRKLTRLAFLYQNPKLSQTIKGIFFSNPIGLAAGFDKDGRLTQILPEVGFGFAEIGSVTGRPCVGNPGRRLWRLKKSKSIVVNYGLKNVGAEVISTALSELTFKIPIGISIAKTNIVATTDEVLGIADYVQAYTYFAEKTVGDYVTINISCPNTCGGQPFLKPDALSRLLAALSDARLKYQDQRPWFIKLAADIYPAMLDGIIDVARTYQITGFICSNVTKNRHNKKIKDHDVPDSGGLSGAVVKDLSTNLISYIYKKTGREFIIIGCGGIFSANDAYEKIKAGASLLQLITGMIFQGPQLIAQINQGLVDLLRRDGYTSIEQAVGADFK from the coding sequence ATGGAATTTTTTTTTCGTCTACGTGCTTATCTTTTTTCAATAGTATATCGTGGTTTTCTCAAGCCCTTGTTTTTTTTGCTAGATCCGGAAAAAGTACATGATAGCATGCTCGCTGTTGGTTTTTGGCTAGGAAACTCAATCATTGGCAGGAAATTAACCCGCCTAGCCTTTCTGTATCAAAACCCAAAGTTAAGTCAGACGATTAAAGGAATTTTTTTCTCAAATCCGATTGGTTTGGCGGCTGGATTTGACAAAGATGGACGATTAACCCAAATTCTCCCAGAAGTTGGTTTTGGTTTTGCGGAAATTGGTTCCGTGACTGGACGCCCTTGTGTGGGGAATCCTGGTCGGCGATTATGGCGCTTAAAAAAATCAAAAAGTATTGTAGTTAACTATGGTTTGAAGAACGTCGGTGCCGAAGTTATATCAACGGCCTTGTCTGAACTAACATTTAAAATCCCTATCGGTATTAGTATTGCTAAAACGAATATTGTTGCTACCACTGATGAGGTTCTTGGCATTGCTGATTATGTTCAAGCCTATACATATTTTGCCGAGAAGACTGTTGGTGATTATGTTACCATTAATATCAGTTGCCCAAATACCTGTGGCGGACAGCCCTTTCTTAAACCAGATGCCTTATCACGATTGTTAGCTGCTTTATCGGATGCTCGTTTAAAATATCAGGATCAAAGGCCATGGTTTATTAAGCTAGCGGCTGATATTTATCCCGCTATGCTTGATGGTATTATTGACGTTGCACGAACCTATCAAATAACGGGTTTTATTTGTTCAAATGTAACAAAAAATCGTCACAATAAAAAAATAAAAGATCATGATGTTCCGGATAGCGGTGGTCTGAGTGGTGCGGTTGTTAAAGATCTTTCAACTAATTTAATTTCTTATATTTATAAGAAGACGGGTCGGGAGTTTATTATTATTGGCTGTGGCGGCATATTTTCCGCAAATGATGCGTATGAAAAGATAAAAGCCGGCGCTTCTTTACTGCAGTTAATTACTGGAATGATTTTTCAAGGACCACAACTTATTGCTCAAATTAACCAAGGTTTAGTAGATTTGTTACGTCGAGATGGTTATACTTCAATTGAACAGGCTGTTGGCGCAGATTTCAAATAG
- a CDS encoding ribonucleoside-triphosphate reductase — protein MKKILSGSIENIKKRDGRVVHFDSTRIEQAVVKAFIAAGQAADGFPKKIAKHVLTDLARLKKISQDKNFLPTVELVQDITEEALMTQGFHQVAKAFILYRQERTKSRRHKGIIPEHVKKLAAESKKYFKNPLAEFIYYRTYARWIETERRRETWVETVNRYISFMQENLGNKLKPSEYNELREAILKQEVMPSMRLLQFSGPAARKTNVCAYNCSYIAPQNFQDVAEIMYISMCGTGVGWSVESQNVQRFPQIEIQNGKKLKLHVVADSKEGWANALVLGMRTWADGADIDFDFSNLRPAGARLKTMGGKSSGPEPLQRLLEFTRRKIMSRQGKRLRNIDLHDIICMIGDCVVSGGVRRSAMISLSDLDDQDIRDAKKGQFYITEPQRSLANNSAVYTHKSSSEEFLEEWMALAKSGSGERGIFNRGSLAKTLPSRRIKVLKKHKGYFDISGTTIIGLIGTNPCGEIILQSKQFCNLSEVVVRTEDTRATLLKKIRLATLIGTYQSSLTHFPYLSKEWQQNCEAERLLGVSITGQWDSPIIRQEEILKTLKQEAIRSNRLFAKRFNMKASTCITCVKPSGTVSQLVDCASGMHPRHAPFYIRRVRISATDALFKMLRDQGVPYQPEIGQSEETATTYVFSFPVKSPAGSIYKNNLSALDLLEYWKVVKLHYTEHNPSVTISVGEDEWISVANWVYENWDIVGGLSFLPRSNHVYQLAPYEEIDEQRYETMKQKFVGIDFAKIVSYEAEDETEMKRELACTSGSCEL, from the coding sequence ATGAAAAAAATCCTTAGTGGCTCTATTGAAAATATAAAAAAGCGCGATGGAAGAGTAGTTCATTTTGATAGTACCCGAATTGAACAAGCAGTTGTAAAAGCTTTTATAGCAGCCGGTCAAGCCGCTGATGGATTTCCAAAAAAAATAGCCAAACATGTTCTTACTGACCTCGCTCGTTTAAAAAAAATTTCACAAGACAAAAATTTTCTACCAACCGTTGAATTAGTTCAAGATATAACTGAAGAAGCATTGATGACTCAAGGTTTTCATCAAGTAGCTAAAGCTTTTATCTTATACCGTCAAGAACGAACAAAATCTCGTCGCCACAAAGGCATTATTCCAGAACACGTAAAAAAATTAGCGGCCGAAAGTAAAAAATACTTTAAAAATCCTTTAGCTGAATTTATATACTATCGAACCTACGCCCGCTGGATTGAAACTGAGCGACGACGAGAAACATGGGTAGAGACAGTTAATCGGTATATTTCTTTCATGCAAGAAAATCTTGGTAATAAACTTAAACCTAGTGAATACAACGAGCTTCGTGAGGCAATATTGAAACAAGAAGTAATGCCTTCAATGCGACTATTGCAATTTTCTGGTCCAGCTGCTCGAAAGACAAATGTCTGTGCCTATAATTGTTCATATATCGCTCCACAAAATTTCCAAGATGTGGCTGAAATTATGTATATTTCAATGTGTGGAACAGGTGTAGGCTGGTCAGTTGAAAGCCAAAACGTACAACGATTTCCTCAAATTGAAATTCAAAACGGGAAAAAATTAAAACTCCATGTTGTGGCTGATAGTAAAGAAGGTTGGGCTAATGCCCTTGTCCTTGGAATGCGCACCTGGGCTGATGGGGCTGATATTGATTTTGATTTTTCAAATCTTCGTCCCGCCGGTGCACGATTGAAGACTATGGGAGGCAAAAGTTCCGGACCCGAGCCATTACAACGATTATTAGAATTTACACGACGAAAAATAATGAGTAGACAAGGTAAACGTCTACGAAATATTGATCTACACGATATTATCTGCATGATTGGTGACTGCGTAGTATCTGGTGGAGTACGTCGCAGTGCCATGATTTCATTATCAGATCTTGATGACCAAGATATTCGTGATGCGAAAAAAGGCCAATTCTATATTACTGAACCGCAACGATCTTTGGCTAATAATTCAGCCGTATATACTCATAAATCTTCTAGTGAAGAATTCTTGGAAGAGTGGATGGCGCTTGCAAAGTCTGGTTCTGGAGAACGAGGTATTTTTAATCGCGGATCTTTAGCAAAAACTCTTCCAAGTCGTCGTATAAAAGTTCTCAAAAAACACAAAGGCTATTTTGATATTTCAGGTACTACTATTATTGGTTTAATTGGAACTAATCCTTGTGGAGAAATTATTCTTCAATCAAAACAGTTCTGCAATTTATCCGAAGTTGTAGTCCGAACTGAAGATACTCGAGCAACGTTACTAAAAAAAATTCGTCTAGCAACTTTAATCGGAACTTACCAATCTTCTCTGACACATTTTCCATATTTATCAAAAGAATGGCAACAAAATTGTGAGGCTGAAAGATTACTAGGAGTTTCAATTACTGGTCAATGGGATTCTCCAATTATTCGACAAGAGGAAATTCTAAAAACTCTTAAGCAAGAAGCAATCCGATCAAATCGTCTATTTGCAAAACGCTTTAATATGAAAGCATCAACCTGTATTACCTGTGTTAAACCCTCAGGCACAGTTTCTCAATTAGTAGACTGTGCTTCGGGTATGCATCCTCGTCATGCGCCGTTTTATATTCGTCGCGTTAGAATTTCCGCCACTGATGCTTTATTCAAAATGCTTCGTGATCAAGGAGTTCCCTATCAACCAGAAATTGGTCAATCCGAAGAAACAGCCACAACATATGTTTTTAGTTTTCCAGTAAAATCACCAGCTGGATCAATTTATAAAAATAATCTTTCAGCGCTTGATCTACTAGAATATTGGAAAGTTGTAAAACTACACTATACAGAACATAACCCTTCAGTAACTATTTCTGTGGGTGAAGATGAATGGATTAGTGTAGCCAACTGGGTTTATGAAAATTGGGATATTGTTGGTGGTCTTTCATTTTTACCACGTTCCAATCACGTCTACCAATTAGCTCCGTATGAAGAAATTGACGAACAACGATATGAAACTATGAAGCAAAAATTTGTAGGCATTGATTTTGCGAAAATTGTCTCTTATGAAGCTGAGGATGAAACTGAAATGAAACGTGAACTTGCCTGTACAAGTGGCAGTTGTGAATTATGA
- a CDS encoding cob(I)yrinic acid a,c-diamide adenosyltransferase, translating to MIKSFFTGKGDDGTSGLFKISQRLPKNDPIFDLLGTLDELNSWLGLCKAYCQNLKTKYSELIKSILEQTQEHIFIIQAEIAGSKKALTHSDLETIERLIHEIGKSLTPAQSFFLPGGCVLSSYFDITRTIARRCERIFIKAHEGHNFSNYTVLTAYLNRLSSLLYVLVRYINQAEDITEKSPTYNS from the coding sequence ATGATAAAGTCTTTTTTTACTGGAAAAGGTGATGACGGAACAAGTGGTTTGTTTAAAATATCTCAGCGCCTTCCCAAAAATGACCCCATCTTTGATTTGCTAGGAACATTGGATGAACTTAACTCCTGGCTTGGTTTATGTAAGGCATACTGCCAAAATCTTAAGACCAAATATTCAGAACTGATCAAAAGTATACTTGAACAAACCCAAGAACATATTTTTATTATTCAAGCTGAAATTGCCGGGTCCAAGAAAGCATTAACCCACTCTGACCTTGAAACAATTGAAAGATTGATACACGAGATCGGTAAATCCCTAACTCCAGCACAAAGTTTTTTCCTGCCTGGTGGATGTGTTTTAAGTTCATATTTTGATATTACTCGAACAATTGCTCGACGATGCGAACGAATATTTATTAAAGCTCATGAAGGACATAATTTTAGTAATTACACTGTACTAACTGCCTACCTTAATCGATTATCTAGTCTTCTATATGTACTCGTCCGCTATATTAATCAAGCCGAAGATATTACGGAAAAATCACCGACCTACAATTCTTGA
- a CDS encoding winged helix-turn-helix transcriptional regulator yields the protein MKRNAKIYRVLANEKRLEILNNIKHRELSVEQLLKITRLPKANLSQHLALLRHSHLVRTRKKGLNVFYTIIDANIIEPCAILHRLRREKKLI from the coding sequence TTGAAACGAAATGCCAAAATATATAGAGTCCTCGCTAATGAAAAACGATTAGAGATTCTTAATAATATAAAACATCGTGAACTCTCAGTTGAGCAATTACTAAAAATTACCCGACTACCAAAAGCTAATCTCTCGCAACACTTAGCCTTACTTAGACATAGTCATCTTGTCCGAACTCGAAAAAAAGGCTTAAATGTTTTTTATACTATTATTGACGCAAATATCATTGAGCCGTGTGCTATTTTGCATCGTCTACGTCGAGAGAAAAAATTAATTTAA
- a CDS encoding DUF2834 domain-containing protein: protein MKYLYLFLALLGIILPYSQFVPWTMVNGMDLVKMGQAMFVNQIAAGIALDALLAAVVLIIYILIQQKKNPLTYFWVPIVGSFIFGLAFAFPFYLYLREASTENK from the coding sequence ATGAAATATCTGTATCTTTTTTTGGCACTTTTAGGAATAATTTTGCCCTACTCTCAGTTTGTGCCCTGGACAATGGTTAACGGAATGGACTTGGTAAAAATGGGACAAGCTATGTTTGTAAACCAGATTGCTGCTGGGATTGCCCTTGATGCATTACTAGCGGCGGTTGTTTTGATTATATATATTTTAATTCAGCAAAAGAAAAATCCCCTTACATATTTTTGGGTGCCAATTGTTGGGAGTTTTATTTTTGGCTTGGCCTTTGCATTTCCTTTTTATTTGTATTTGCGAGAAGCATCAACAGAAAATAAGTAG
- a CDS encoding AarF/ABC1/UbiB kinase family protein, whose product MNTLQSLWLIKELYFKKGLPDLNKIQSLGLLAVKIGQIHALRLDFLSPEKCQHLSTLYRSNNPISVEDVNALIKEQGGDTFRNKFSQIDEKPLATASVGQVYKATLLNGDLVVIKFIKARFKERFEEDVHRVRRFFKIVLSLYPKLKKVGNPIGILNDVEEYTIAELDLRNEARGGELLKQIASEYADTFDLSMLSFQKQYSELTSENVMVSGFINAPSVDELLTKGLFSYDDMLKLFYIQGFYIFIAGKFHGDIHPGNVLYDGQTFYFVDTAFVGQVGDRIRKGLFYFFEALSRYDYPECAHWLNEMADKRLEGAIFQKFTNDFIDLYKDYTNSTVSQVSLTKQMMLTIKLGVNSGMEFEKGIFSIIRSLMYLDGMVLKCNPNAVLVKDMRRFLVTYKSAI is encoded by the coding sequence ATGAATACGTTACAGTCGCTTTGGCTTATTAAAGAGTTATATTTTAAAAAAGGCTTACCTGACTTAAATAAGATTCAATCACTTGGTCTATTGGCTGTGAAAATAGGGCAAATTCATGCTCTGCGATTGGATTTTTTATCACCGGAAAAATGTCAGCATTTGTCTACATTGTATCGAAGCAATAATCCGATTTCGGTTGAAGATGTTAATGCGCTTATCAAAGAACAAGGGGGAGATACTTTTAGAAATAAATTTTCTCAGATTGATGAGAAACCATTAGCCACAGCCTCAGTTGGACAAGTGTATAAGGCGACACTTTTGAATGGTGACTTGGTGGTAATTAAATTTATCAAAGCACGATTCAAGGAACGTTTTGAAGAAGATGTTCATCGCGTCAGGAGATTTTTTAAGATTGTATTATCGCTTTACCCTAAATTAAAAAAAGTTGGTAATCCGATTGGGATTCTTAATGATGTTGAGGAATATACAATTGCTGAATTGGACTTGCGCAATGAAGCCCGGGGTGGAGAACTATTAAAGCAGATTGCTTCCGAGTATGCTGATACGTTTGATCTTTCTATGCTCTCCTTTCAAAAACAATATTCTGAACTAACAAGCGAAAATGTAATGGTCTCCGGATTTATTAATGCGCCGAGTGTTGATGAATTACTTACCAAAGGTTTGTTCTCATATGATGACATGCTCAAGCTCTTTTATATTCAAGGCTTTTATATTTTTATTGCTGGTAAGTTTCACGGCGATATTCACCCAGGAAATGTTTTATATGATGGCCAGACATTTTATTTTGTAGACACAGCTTTTGTCGGGCAAGTTGGAGATAGAATACGTAAAGGACTTTTCTATTTCTTTGAGGCACTGTCACGTTATGATTATCCCGAGTGTGCTCATTGGCTTAATGAAATGGCTGATAAACGCCTTGAGGGGGCAATTTTTCAGAAGTTCACCAATGATTTTATTGATCTCTATAAAGACTATACCAACAGTACTGTTAGTCAGGTGTCACTTACCAAGCAGATGATGTTGACGATTAAGCTTGGTGTTAACTCTGGGATGGAATTTGAGAAAGGTATTTTTTCAATTATCCGCAGTCTTATGTATCTTGATGGTATGGTTTTGAAGTGTAATCCGAATGCAGTCTTAGTTAAAGATATGCGTCGTTTTCTAGTAACATACAAAAGTGCTATTTAG
- the crtI gene encoding phytoene desaturase: MKKNNSQKKVIVIGAGPGGLSSAMILAHQGYEVVVYEKQAQVGGRTSALKAGDYIFEVGPTFVMLPQAFEEIFAAAGRKVGDYLEMKRLDTMYRLNFDDGRNFLVHSDKEKLKQEIIRLFPGDENGYDRWYKAENRKFNLMYPCLKVPYIRWYHYFRPKLLKALPFMQNFTSLYKVLSKYFKHEDMRIVMTFQAKYLGMSPWNCPGSFSILSFMEHAFGIYHPIGGVHKITEAMAKIVEEENGRVVLNKPVTQILIEKGKAVGVQFADGSVDRSDYVIMNADFAAGMTQLIPEAARGKWTDAELKKRSYSCSTFMLYLGLDIKYDIPHHNIFFAKDYHRNVNEISNKVLPDDPSFYIQNASVTDPTLAPAGKSTIYVLVPVPNLDAPIEWDAIKKEYRDKVIKKIAEKTEMHDIEKHIEVERVITPKDWEQKINVYKGAVFNLSHTVGQMLYLRPHNKFEDIPGLYIVGGGTHPGSGLPTIIESGRIAADLISKSV; encoded by the coding sequence ATGAAAAAAAATAATTCTCAAAAAAAGGTAATTGTTATTGGTGCTGGTCCTGGAGGGCTGTCTTCAGCAATGATTTTAGCTCATCAAGGGTATGAGGTTGTGGTCTATGAAAAACAAGCACAGGTTGGTGGTAGGACCTCAGCTCTTAAGGCAGGTGATTATATTTTTGAAGTGGGGCCAACATTTGTCATGTTGCCTCAGGCTTTTGAAGAAATATTTGCGGCTGCCGGTCGGAAGGTTGGAGATTATTTGGAGATGAAACGTCTTGATACAATGTACCGTTTAAATTTTGATGATGGTAGAAATTTTTTGGTGCATTCTGATAAAGAGAAACTAAAACAGGAAATTATTCGTTTATTCCCCGGCGATGAAAATGGTTATGATCGATGGTATAAGGCAGAAAACCGAAAATTTAACCTTATGTATCCTTGTCTTAAAGTACCGTATATACGTTGGTATCATTATTTTAGACCAAAATTGCTTAAGGCGTTACCGTTTATGCAAAACTTTACTTCCTTGTATAAAGTGCTGTCTAAGTATTTCAAACACGAAGATATGCGTATTGTTATGACGTTTCAAGCAAAGTATCTTGGCATGTCACCTTGGAATTGTCCGGGTTCGTTTTCAATCCTATCTTTTATGGAACACGCTTTTGGTATTTATCATCCAATTGGTGGCGTTCATAAAATTACTGAAGCCATGGCCAAGATTGTTGAAGAAGAGAACGGCAGAGTGGTATTGAATAAACCAGTCACACAGATCTTGATAGAAAAAGGTAAAGCGGTTGGTGTTCAGTTTGCAGATGGTTCGGTTGATCGATCTGATTATGTTATTATGAATGCCGACTTTGCAGCTGGTATGACTCAATTAATTCCTGAAGCTGCACGTGGAAAATGGACCGATGCCGAACTTAAAAAGCGATCATATTCTTGTTCAACTTTTATGCTCTATTTGGGCTTGGATATCAAATACGACATTCCTCACCATAACATTTTTTTTGCCAAGGATTATCATCGCAATGTTAATGAGATATCCAATAAAGTTTTACCCGATGATCCTTCATTTTATATTCAAAATGCTTCAGTAACTGATCCAACTTTGGCACCAGCCGGTAAGTCTACAATTTATGTGCTTGTTCCGGTTCCAAACCTTGATGCACCAATTGAATGGGATGCGATTAAGAAAGAATATCGTGATAAAGTTATTAAAAAGATTGCTGAGAAAACAGAGATGCATGATATTGAGAAGCATATTGAAGTTGAGCGTGTTATTACGCCAAAAGACTGGGAGCAAAAGATCAATGTTTACAAGGGCGCCGTTTTTAATTTATCTCATACTGTTGGGCAAATGCTTTATTTGCGACCACATAATAAATTTGAGGATATTCCTGGGCTATATATTGTTGGTGGAGGTACCCATCCTGGTAGTGGATTGCCAACCATTATTGAGTCAGGTCGTATTGCGGCTGATCTAATTTCAAAATCAGTATGA
- a CDS encoding DUF2892 domain-containing protein — translation MKKNIGSVDRYLRLAMGVGLLLLALLAPFSLELRVITALLGAFTVFEALVGWCGFYALIGKNTCPIQYEKK, via the coding sequence ATGAAAAAAAACATTGGTTCAGTTGATCGTTATTTGCGTCTAGCTATGGGTGTTGGGTTATTGTTACTAGCTCTATTAGCCCCTTTTTCGCTGGAATTGCGGGTAATTACTGCCTTACTAGGTGCTTTCACTGTTTTTGAAGCACTCGTGGGTTGGTGTGGTTTTTATGCTTTAATTGGTAAAAATACTTGTCCGATACAATATGAAAAAAAATAA
- a CDS encoding tryptophan-rich sensory protein: MKGIFLKIFATIAYIAMVVVNFLANGLPINNRSTGEISDAYPNLFAPAGLTFSIWGLIYLLLVGYVVHQFIKSSQKKEELLNKINPLFIATSIANISWIFSWHYDYIGLSVMIMAVLLILLIKIADIIRTQKFSFIEKIFIWAPFSIYFGWITVATIANVTVFLVSTGWNGFGMADYIWTSIILLVGALIGIVRMNKDRNIVYGLVLVWAYLGILLKHQSAGGFAGQYPNIAVTVIICLLLFIFFILRIMYKK, encoded by the coding sequence ATGAAAGGAATATTTCTCAAGATCTTTGCAACCATTGCTTATATTGCTATGGTTGTAGTTAATTTTCTAGCTAACGGACTGCCAATTAATAATCGTTCAACAGGCGAAATTTCTGATGCCTATCCTAACCTTTTCGCGCCGGCTGGTCTGACATTTTCTATTTGGGGTTTAATTTATCTGTTACTAGTAGGATATGTAGTTCACCAATTTATAAAAAGTAGTCAAAAGAAGGAAGAACTTTTAAATAAGATTAATCCGCTTTTTATTGCCACCTCTATAGCAAATATTTCTTGGATATTTAGCTGGCACTATGATTATATCGGACTTTCAGTGATGATCATGGCAGTACTCTTAATTCTTCTTATTAAGATTGCTGATATTATACGCACGCAAAAATTTAGTTTTATAGAAAAAATATTTATTTGGGCTCCTTTTAGCATCTACTTTGGTTGGATCACTGTGGCGACGATTGCCAATGTTACGGTATTTTTAGTGAGCACTGGCTGGAATGGATTTGGTATGGCCGATTATATTTGGACAAGTATTATTTTGTTAGTTGGTGCACTTATTGGAATAGTACGGATGAATAAAGATAGAAATATTGTTTATGGTTTAGTTCTGGTATGGGCTTATCTTGGTATATTACTTAAGCATCAATCGGCCGGTGGTTTTGCTGGGCAATATCCAAACATTGCTGTCACCGTAATAATCTGTTTACTTTTATTTATATTTTTTATTTTGAGAATTATGTATAAAAAATAA